The proteins below are encoded in one region of Paenacidovorax monticola:
- a CDS encoding methyl-accepting chemotaxis protein, with translation MRQFRMAHKLWLAVVLIVVALVAVVGFSGYRSAQVQARSDALAKEMAARVEAAIRWAGLTETNAARTQALIVSNDPSVEAEFKDVIASTSAQITEVQKSIEAMDLSDADKAQMAKIASARKAMIDLRAQARKLKADGRQDEAVALVKQSYNPAVAAYLQSLRDFVQMQQQMAQASQQDMAASRMLTVKVAAGAVGALLLGIVVGAFYLIGSIERPLAQANELASRIAGGDLSARENVTRADEFGDLLRSLYAMCEALGRMVHQVRQSTDSIAIASAEIATGNHDLSARTEQTSSNLQETAAAMEQFTSTLQQSASSAQQASSLAAGASDVARRGGEVVAQVVSTMEDIHHSSQKISDIIGVIDGIAFQTNILALNAAVEAARAGEQGRGFAVVAGEVRSLAQRSAEAAKEIKQLIGASVERVESGARLVQGAGSTMQEVVQSVQRVTDMIGEITAASTEQSAGVAQVNQAVGNLDQMTQQNAALVEQSAAAAQSLREQAEQLAQAVSVFKVAGGVAASPAPLARKAAPPKPAAAAPAQRQKTAVAAKPAGVAPVPPPASAPAPRIAAAPKAASADGDWESF, from the coding sequence ATGCGGCAATTTCGCATGGCCCACAAGCTTTGGCTGGCGGTGGTGTTGATCGTGGTGGCGCTGGTGGCGGTGGTCGGGTTCTCGGGCTACCGCTCGGCACAGGTGCAGGCGCGTTCCGATGCGCTGGCCAAGGAGATGGCGGCGCGGGTCGAAGCCGCCATCCGCTGGGCGGGGCTGACCGAGACCAACGCCGCGCGCACGCAGGCGCTCATCGTCAGCAACGATCCGTCCGTGGAGGCCGAGTTCAAGGACGTGATCGCATCGACCTCCGCGCAGATCACCGAGGTGCAGAAGTCCATCGAGGCGATGGACCTGTCCGATGCGGACAAGGCGCAGATGGCCAAGATCGCGTCGGCGCGCAAGGCCATGATCGACCTGCGCGCCCAGGCGCGCAAGCTCAAGGCCGACGGCCGGCAGGACGAGGCCGTGGCCCTGGTCAAGCAGTCGTACAACCCCGCCGTGGCGGCCTACCTGCAGTCGTTGCGCGATTTCGTGCAGATGCAGCAGCAGATGGCCCAGGCCAGCCAGCAGGACATGGCCGCCTCGCGCATGCTCACCGTGAAGGTCGCTGCCGGAGCCGTGGGAGCGCTGCTGCTGGGCATCGTCGTGGGCGCGTTTTACCTCATCGGCAGCATCGAGCGGCCCCTGGCCCAAGCCAATGAACTGGCCTCGCGCATCGCAGGCGGCGATCTGAGCGCACGCGAGAACGTCACGCGCGCCGACGAGTTCGGCGACCTGCTGCGTTCGCTCTACGCCATGTGCGAAGCGCTGGGCCGCATGGTGCACCAGGTGCGCCAGAGCACGGACAGCATCGCCATCGCCAGCGCAGAGATCGCCACGGGCAACCATGATCTGTCGGCGCGCACCGAACAGACCTCGAGCAACCTGCAGGAAACCGCTGCGGCCATGGAACAGTTCACTAGCACGCTGCAGCAGAGCGCCAGCAGCGCCCAGCAGGCCAGCAGCCTGGCGGCGGGCGCGTCCGACGTGGCGCGGCGCGGCGGCGAGGTGGTGGCCCAGGTGGTGTCGACGATGGAGGACATCCACCACAGCAGCCAGAAGATCTCCGACATCATCGGCGTGATCGACGGCATTGCGTTCCAGACCAACATCCTGGCGCTGAACGCGGCGGTGGAAGCGGCGCGCGCGGGCGAACAGGGCCGGGGCTTCGCCGTGGTGGCGGGCGAAGTGCGCAGCCTGGCGCAGCGCAGCGCCGAGGCGGCCAAGGAGATCAAGCAGCTCATCGGCGCCTCGGTCGAGCGCGTGGAGAGCGGCGCGCGCCTCGTGCAGGGCGCGGGCAGTACCATGCAGGAGGTGGTGCAGTCGGTGCAGCGCGTGACGGACATGATCGGCGAGATCACGGCCGCATCCACGGAGCAGAGCGCGGGCGTGGCCCAGGTCAACCAGGCCGTGGGCAACCTGGACCAGATGACGCAGCAGAACGCGGCCCTGGTGGAGCAGAGCGCCGCCGCCGCGCAGAGCCTGCGCGAGCAGGCCGAGCAACTGGCGCAGGCCGTCTCGGTTTTCAAGGTGGCGGGGGGAGTGGCTGCATCGCCGGCGCCCCTGGCACGCAAGGCTGCGCCGCCAAAGCCGGCTGCGGCCGCTCCGGCACAGCGGCAAAAGACCGCCGTGGCGGCCAAGCCGGCGGGAGTCGCACCGGTGCCGCCCCCGGCCAGTGCGCCGGCGCCGCGCATCGCCGCGGCTCCCAAGGCGGCCTCCGCAGATGGCGACTGGGAGAG